Proteins encoded in a region of the Cyclopterus lumpus isolate fCycLum1 chromosome 23, fCycLum1.pri, whole genome shotgun sequence genome:
- the aldh1l2 gene encoding mitochondrial 10-formyltetrahydrofolate dehydrogenase isoform X2: MLWTASQVLRKFSTSSNYYQNKLKLAIIGQSLFGQEVYSNLRKQGHKVVGVFTVPDKDGKADPLAAAAEKDGTPVFKFPRWRLKGKPIPEVVEAYKAVGAELNVMPFCSQFIPMNVIDDPKHGSIIYHPSILPLHRGASAINWTLIHGDKKAGFTVFWADDGLDTGPILLQRECAVEPNDTVDALYNRFLFPEGIKAMVESVQLIADGKAPRVPQTEEGASYEGIQKKSNSKVNLAQPAKAIHDWIRGHDKVPGAWTVVDGQSVTLYGSSMLGGSAPAGQPLEIEGASQPALVTKNGLVLYGSDGKALLVKNLQFEDGKMIPASKYFSSGESSSVELTDDEKKMAEEIRNIWKGILSNVPAIEDATDFFKCGAASMDVVRLVEEVKQKCAGVQLQSEDVYMATTFQDFIQMFVRKLRGEDQEEELLIDYATKEVNNMTVKMPNQCFINGRFEDAENGKVYDTINPTDGSVICKVSYASVGDVDRAVAAAKEAFESGPWGRMNPRDRGSLLYKLADLMEEHQEELATIESMDSGAVYTLALKTHVGMSIQTFRYFAGWCDKIQGKTIPINQARPNRNLTFTRREPLGVCAIIIPWNYPLMMLAWKSAACLAAGNTLVLKPAQVTPLTALKFAELTVKAGIPKGVVNILPGSGGMVGQRLSDHPDIRKLGFTGSTPIGKQIMKSCALSNLKKVSLELGGKSPLIIFADCDMDKAVRMGMSSVYFNKGENCIAAGRLFVEESVHDDFISRVVRAKALSWRTGSGAGASPKTQK, encoded by the exons ATGTTGTGGACGGCGAGTCAAGTCTTAAGGAAATTCTCCACCTCGTCC AATTACTACCAGAATAAGCTTAAGCTCGCTATAATAGGCCAGAGCCTGTTCGGCCAGGAGGTGTACAGCAACCTGAGGAAGCAGGGCCACAAGGTGGTGGGCGTGTTCACGGTCCCCGACAAGGATGGCAAGGCCGACCCCCTGG CGGCGGCCGCCGAGAAGGACGGGACGCCGGTGTTCAAGTTCCCGCGGTGGCGGCTCAAGGGGAAGCCCATCCCGGAGGTTGTGGAAGCCTACAAGGCGGTGGGCGCCGAGCTCAACGTCATGCCCTTCTGCTCCCAGTTCATCCCCATGAACGTCATCGACGACCCCAAGCACGGCTCCATCATCTACCACCCCTCCATCCTGCCCCTGCACAGAGGAGCTTCGGCCATCAactg GACCCTGATCCACGGCGATAAGAAAGCTGGATTCACAGTGTTCTGGGCCGACGACGGACTGGACACCGGCCCAATCCTGCTGCAGAGGGAGTGTGCTGTGGAGCCCAACGACACCGTGGACGCCCTCTACAACCGCTTCCTCTTCCCAGAGGGCATCAAGGCCATG GTGGAGTCGGTGCAGCTCATTGCTGATGGGAAGGCCCCTCGGGTTCCCCAGACAGAGGAAGGAGCGAGCTACGAGGGCATTCAGAAGAAGTCCAACTCCAAG GTCAACCTGGCCCAACCGGCCAAGGCCATCCACGACTGGATCCGCGGCCATGACAAAGTCCCCGGCGCCTGGACTGTCGTCGATGGCCAG TCTGTGACCCTGTACGGCTCGTCCATGCTGGGGGGGTCTGCACCCGCCGGTCAGCCCCTGGAGATTGAGGGGGCGTCCCAACCCGCCCTGGTCACCAAGAACGGCCTCGTGCTGTACGGAAGCGATGGGAAAGCT CTCCTGGTGAAGAACCTGCAGTTCGAAGACGGGAAGATGATCCCTGCCTCTAAATACTTCTCCTCTGGGGAAAGCTCCAGCGTGGAGCTGACCGATGATGAAAAGAAGATGGCGGAGGAGATCAGG AACATCTGGAAGGGCATCCTCAGCAATGTCCCAGCCATTGAGGACGCCACAGACTTCTTCAAGTGCGGAGCCGCCTCCATGGATGTAGTcag gctggtggaggaggtgaagcagaAGTGCGCCGGCGTCCAGCTGCAGAGCGAGGACGTGTACATGGCCACCACCTTCCAGGACTTCATCCAGATGTTCGTCCGTAAGCTGAGAggggaggaccaggaggaggagctgctcaTCGACTAT GCAACGAAAGAAGTAAACAACATGACGGTGAAGATGCCGAACCAGTGTTTCATCAACGGAAGGTTTGAGGACGCAGAAAACGGCAAAGTCTACGACACCATCAATCCCACCGACGGATCA GTGATCTGCAAGGTGTCCTACGCCTCGGTGGGGGATGTGGACCGGGCAGTGGCAGCTGCCAAAGAAGCCTTTGAAAGTGGCCCCTGGGGCCGAATGAACCCCAGAGACAGAGGGAGTCTGCTTTACAA gCTGGCAGACCTGATGGAGGAACACCAGGAGGAGCTGGCCACCATCGAGTCCATGGACTCGGGAGCTGTGTACACGCTGGCCCTCAAGACCCACGTGGGCATGTCCATCCAGACCTTCCGATACTTTGCAGGCTGGTGCGACAAGATCCAG GGCAAGACGATCCCCATCAACCAGGCCAGGCCCAATCGTAACCTGACCTTCACCAGGAGAGAGCCTCTGGG tgtgtgtgccATCATCATCCCGTGGAACTATCCGCTCATGATGCTGGCGTGGAAGAGCGCCGCATGCCTCGCCGCGGGCAACACACTCGTTCTCAAACCCGCGCAG GTCACCCCGTTGACGGCGCTGAAGTTTGCCGAGCTGACGGTGAAAGCCGGCATTCCGAAAGGAGTCGTAAACATTTTGCCGGGCTCAG GTGGAATGGTGGGACAGCGTCTGTCGGACCACCCGGACATCCGCAAGCTGGGCTTCACTGGCTCCACGCCCATCGGCAAACAGATCATGAAGAG CTGTGCGCTCAGCAACCTGAAGAAGGTTTCTCTGGAGCTGGGGGGGAAGTCGCCCCTCATCATCTTCGCTGACTGCGACATGGACAAGGCTGTTCGCATG GGCATGAGCTCCGTGTATTTCAACAAGGGGGAGAACTGCATCGCTGCCGGCCGTCTGTTTGTGGAGGAGTCCGTTCATGATGACTTCATCAGCCGAGTGGTGCGAGCCAAAGCCCTCTCCTGGAGGACAGGGAGTGGTGCAGGAGCGAGTcctaaaacacagaaatga
- the samm50l gene encoding sorting and assembly machinery component 50 homolog B, giving the protein MGTVHAKSLDPLPMHGRDLGVHPDDLVEPPEPEQESKQEILENKDVVVQHVNVQGLGRTKEDLLGYEISEVFHAKNLIDVMKKSHIARQRLLRLGIFKEVEVLIDTSEGSDALPNGLDVTFEVTEVKRLTGSYNTMVGNNEGSMVLGVKLPNTFGRAEKLTFQFSYGTKETSYGLSFFKPQPGHFDRNLTLNMYKVTGQFPWSSLKETDRGGSAEFNFPLGMTNHTLKWEGVWRELGCLARSASFAVREESGHSLKSALSHTVSIDSRNSAIFPSRGALLRINQELAGYTGGDASFLKEDFELQLNRRLFWDSVLSASLWGGMLCPIGRQPSCIADRFYLGGPTSVRGFGMYSIGPQSEGDYLGGEAYWAGGLHLYTPLPFRPGKGGFGDLFRTHFFLNAGNLCNLNYGDGPRAHLQKLAECLRWSYGAGIVLRLGNIARLELNYCVPMGVQSGDRICDGVQFGAGIRFL; this is encoded by the exons ATGGGGACCGTCCATGCTAAG AGCCTGGATCCTCTCCCGATGCATGGCCGGGACTTGGGGGTCCACCCCGACGACCTAGTGGAGCCTCCGGAACCGGAGCAGGAGTCCAAGCAGGAGATCCTCGAAAACAAAGAT GTGGTCGTCCAGCACGTCAACGTCCAGGGTCTTGGGAGAACTAAAGAGGACCTGCTCGGCTACGAGATCTCTGAGGTTTTCCACGCCAAAAACCTCATCGAC GTGATGAAAAAATCTCACATCGCCAGACAGAGGCTGCTCCGTCTGGGCATCTTCAAAGAGGTGGAGGTTCTGATCGATACGTCGGAAG gtTCGGACGCTTTGCCCAACGGCCTGGATGTAACCTTTGAGGTGACGGAGGTCAAGAGGCTGACGGGCAGCTACAACACCATGGTTGGCAACAATGAAGGAAGCATG GTGCTGGGTGTGAAGTTGCCCAACACGTTCGGTCGAGCAGAGAAACTCACCTTCCAGTTCTCCTACGGGACCAAGGAGACGTCCTACGGCCTGTCCTTCTTCAAGCCCCAGCCGGGCCACTTTGATCGCAA CCTCACCCTCAACATGTACAAAGTCACCGGTCAGTTCCCATGGAGCTCCTTAAAAGAGACCGACAGAGGCGGATCTGCAGAATTTAAT TTTCCTCTGGGGATGACCAACCACACGCTGAAGTGGGAGGGCGTGTGGCGGGAGCTGGGCTGCCTGGCACGCAGTGCGTCCTTCGCCGTGCGCGAGGAGAGCGGACACTCGCTGAAGTCTGCCCTCTCG CACACTGTGTCAATCGATTCAAGGAACTCCGCCATCTTCCCCAGCCGGGGTGCCTTACTCCGGATCAACCAG GAACTGGCGGGGTACACAGGAGGAGACGCCAGCTTCCTGAAGGAGGATTTTGAGCTGCAGCTCAACAGACGGCTCTTCTGGGACTCG GTCTTGTCTGCGTCTCTGTGGGGGGGGATGCTTTGTCCCATCGGAAGACAGCCGTCCTGCATCGCTGACAG gTTCTACCTCGGGGGTCCCACCAGTGTGCGAGGATTTGGGATGTACAGCATCGGGCCGCAGagtgaag GTGACTATCTGGGTGGAGAGGCGTACTGGGCAGGCGGCCTGCACCTCTACACTCCGCTGCCCTTCAGACCGGGCAAGGGAGGCTTCGGAGACCTTTTCAGAACGCACTTCTTCCTCAACGCCGGCAACCTCTGCAACCTCAACTACG GCGACGGCCCCCGAGCACACCTCCAGAAGCTGGCTGAATGTCTCCGCTGGTCGTACGGAGCAGGCATCGTTCTGCGGCTCGGCAACATCGCCAGACTGGAGCTCAACTACTGCGTTCCCATGGGAGTCCAGAGTGGAGACAG GATATGTGACGGTGTCCAGTTCGGAGCAGGGATTCGCTTCCTGTGA
- the aldh1l2 gene encoding mitochondrial 10-formyltetrahydrofolate dehydrogenase isoform X1, whose protein sequence is MLWTASQVLRKFSTSSNYYQNKLKLAIIGQSLFGQEVYSNLRKQGHKVVGVFTVPDKDGKADPLAAAAEKDGTPVFKFPRWRLKGKPIPEVVEAYKAVGAELNVMPFCSQFIPMNVIDDPKHGSIIYHPSILPLHRGASAINWTLIHGDKKAGFTVFWADDGLDTGPILLQRECAVEPNDTVDALYNRFLFPEGIKAMVESVQLIADGKAPRVPQTEEGASYEGIQKKSNSKVNLAQPAKAIHDWIRGHDKVPGAWTVVDGQSVTLYGSSMLGGSAPAGQPLEIEGASQPALVTKNGLVLYGSDGKALLVKNLQFEDGKMIPASKYFSSGESSSVELTDDEKKMAEEIRNIWKGILSNVPAIEDATDFFKCGAASMDVVRLVEEVKQKCAGVQLQSEDVYMATTFQDFIQMFVRKLRGEDQEEELLIDYATKEVNNMTVKMPNQCFINGRFEDAENGKVYDTINPTDGSVICKVSYASVGDVDRAVAAAKEAFESGPWGRMNPRDRGSLLYKLADLMEEHQEELATIESMDSGAVYTLALKTHVGMSIQTFRYFAGWCDKIQGKTIPINQARPNRNLTFTRREPLGVCAIIIPWNYPLMMLAWKSAACLAAGNTLVLKPAQVTPLTALKFAELTVKAGIPKGVVNILPGSGGMVGQRLSDHPDIRKLGFTGSTPIGKQIMKSCALSNLKKVSLELGGKSPLIIFADCDMDKAVRMGMSSVYFNKGENCIAAGRLFVEESVHDDFISRVLEELKKMKIGDPLDRSTDHGPQNHKAHLDKLLEYCEVGLKEGATLVYGGKQVDRPGYFMEPTVFTNVEDHMFLAKEESFGPVMVVSKFKDGDVDGVLRRANDTEYGLASGVFTRDINKAMYVSERLDAGTVFVNTYNKTDVASPFGGFKQSGFGKDLGEDALMEYLKTKAVTVEY, encoded by the exons ATGTTGTGGACGGCGAGTCAAGTCTTAAGGAAATTCTCCACCTCGTCC AATTACTACCAGAATAAGCTTAAGCTCGCTATAATAGGCCAGAGCCTGTTCGGCCAGGAGGTGTACAGCAACCTGAGGAAGCAGGGCCACAAGGTGGTGGGCGTGTTCACGGTCCCCGACAAGGATGGCAAGGCCGACCCCCTGG CGGCGGCCGCCGAGAAGGACGGGACGCCGGTGTTCAAGTTCCCGCGGTGGCGGCTCAAGGGGAAGCCCATCCCGGAGGTTGTGGAAGCCTACAAGGCGGTGGGCGCCGAGCTCAACGTCATGCCCTTCTGCTCCCAGTTCATCCCCATGAACGTCATCGACGACCCCAAGCACGGCTCCATCATCTACCACCCCTCCATCCTGCCCCTGCACAGAGGAGCTTCGGCCATCAactg GACCCTGATCCACGGCGATAAGAAAGCTGGATTCACAGTGTTCTGGGCCGACGACGGACTGGACACCGGCCCAATCCTGCTGCAGAGGGAGTGTGCTGTGGAGCCCAACGACACCGTGGACGCCCTCTACAACCGCTTCCTCTTCCCAGAGGGCATCAAGGCCATG GTGGAGTCGGTGCAGCTCATTGCTGATGGGAAGGCCCCTCGGGTTCCCCAGACAGAGGAAGGAGCGAGCTACGAGGGCATTCAGAAGAAGTCCAACTCCAAG GTCAACCTGGCCCAACCGGCCAAGGCCATCCACGACTGGATCCGCGGCCATGACAAAGTCCCCGGCGCCTGGACTGTCGTCGATGGCCAG TCTGTGACCCTGTACGGCTCGTCCATGCTGGGGGGGTCTGCACCCGCCGGTCAGCCCCTGGAGATTGAGGGGGCGTCCCAACCCGCCCTGGTCACCAAGAACGGCCTCGTGCTGTACGGAAGCGATGGGAAAGCT CTCCTGGTGAAGAACCTGCAGTTCGAAGACGGGAAGATGATCCCTGCCTCTAAATACTTCTCCTCTGGGGAAAGCTCCAGCGTGGAGCTGACCGATGATGAAAAGAAGATGGCGGAGGAGATCAGG AACATCTGGAAGGGCATCCTCAGCAATGTCCCAGCCATTGAGGACGCCACAGACTTCTTCAAGTGCGGAGCCGCCTCCATGGATGTAGTcag gctggtggaggaggtgaagcagaAGTGCGCCGGCGTCCAGCTGCAGAGCGAGGACGTGTACATGGCCACCACCTTCCAGGACTTCATCCAGATGTTCGTCCGTAAGCTGAGAggggaggaccaggaggaggagctgctcaTCGACTAT GCAACGAAAGAAGTAAACAACATGACGGTGAAGATGCCGAACCAGTGTTTCATCAACGGAAGGTTTGAGGACGCAGAAAACGGCAAAGTCTACGACACCATCAATCCCACCGACGGATCA GTGATCTGCAAGGTGTCCTACGCCTCGGTGGGGGATGTGGACCGGGCAGTGGCAGCTGCCAAAGAAGCCTTTGAAAGTGGCCCCTGGGGCCGAATGAACCCCAGAGACAGAGGGAGTCTGCTTTACAA gCTGGCAGACCTGATGGAGGAACACCAGGAGGAGCTGGCCACCATCGAGTCCATGGACTCGGGAGCTGTGTACACGCTGGCCCTCAAGACCCACGTGGGCATGTCCATCCAGACCTTCCGATACTTTGCAGGCTGGTGCGACAAGATCCAG GGCAAGACGATCCCCATCAACCAGGCCAGGCCCAATCGTAACCTGACCTTCACCAGGAGAGAGCCTCTGGG tgtgtgtgccATCATCATCCCGTGGAACTATCCGCTCATGATGCTGGCGTGGAAGAGCGCCGCATGCCTCGCCGCGGGCAACACACTCGTTCTCAAACCCGCGCAG GTCACCCCGTTGACGGCGCTGAAGTTTGCCGAGCTGACGGTGAAAGCCGGCATTCCGAAAGGAGTCGTAAACATTTTGCCGGGCTCAG GTGGAATGGTGGGACAGCGTCTGTCGGACCACCCGGACATCCGCAAGCTGGGCTTCACTGGCTCCACGCCCATCGGCAAACAGATCATGAAGAG CTGTGCGCTCAGCAACCTGAAGAAGGTTTCTCTGGAGCTGGGGGGGAAGTCGCCCCTCATCATCTTCGCTGACTGCGACATGGACAAGGCTGTTCGCATG GGCATGAGCTCCGTGTATTTCAACAAGGGGGAGAACTGCATCGCTGCCGGCCGTCTGTTTGTGGAGGAGTCCGTTCATGATGACTTCATCAGCCGAGTG TTGGAAGagctgaagaagatgaagattgGAGATCCATTGGATCGCTCCACGGACCACGGCCCGCAGAACCACAAAGCCCACCTGGACAAGCTGCTGGAGTACTGCGAAGTCGGACTGAAGGAGGGAGCGACGCTGGTGTACGGAGGGAAGCAGGTGGACAGGCCAG GTTATTTCATGGAGCCCACGGTGTTCACTAATGTAGAAGACCACATGTTCCTCGCCAAAGAGGAGTCCTTCGGCCCCGTCATGGTGGTGTCCAAATTCAAAGATGG CGACGTGGACGGCGTGCTGCGGAGGGCCAACGACACCGAGTACGGCCTGGCCTCGGGCGTGTTCACCCGCGACATCAACAAGGCCATGTACGTGAGCGAGCGGCTCGACGCCGGAACGGTGTTCGTCAACACCTACAATAAGACCGACGTGGCGTCACCTTTTGGGGGCTTCAAACAGTCCGGCTTCGGCAAAGACCTCG GAGAGGATGCTCTCATGGAATACCTCAAGACCAAAGCCGTGACTGTGGAGTACTGA